A genomic window from Lotus japonicus ecotype B-129 chromosome 1, LjGifu_v1.2 includes:
- the LOC130727385 gene encoding protein BUNDLE SHEATH DEFECTIVE 2, chloroplastic-like, with protein MVPSLCLTPRSSPTLGHPQQLETHKKQKHCIRVNRLFQGPPTDKFSFLTAKAANGNQQNTKPNSVICADCDGNGAVVCSQCKGNGVNSVDIFNGQFKAGDSCWLCGGRKEMLCGNCNGAGFIGGFLSTYDQ; from the exons ATGGTTCCTTCTCTGTGCTTAACACCTCGAAGCTCCCCAACACTAGGTCACCCCCAACAACTAGAAACCCACAAAAAACAAAAGCATTGCATCAGAGTGAATCGTTTGTTTCAAGGCCCTCCCACTGATAAATTTAGCTTCCTCACTGCAAAG GCTGCCAATGGCAACCAACAAAATACAAAACCCAACAGTGTCATTTGTGCTGATTGTGATGGAAATG GAGCTGTTGTCTGCTCTCAATGCAAAGGTAATGGGGTGAATTCTGTTGATATTTTCAACGGACAGTTTAAAGCTGGTGACTCTTGTTGGCTTTGCGG AGGCAGGAAGGAGATGCTATGTGGGAATTGCAATGGAGCTGGCTTTATTGGTGGCTTCTTAAGCACTTATGATCAGTAG
- the LOC130727386 gene encoding DEAD-box ATP-dependent RNA helicase 15-like, whose translation MAEIKDEGYEEELLDYEEEEDKALDSAGTKVNGEATKKGYVGIHSSGFRDFLLKPELLRAIVDSGFEHPSEVQHECIPQAILGMDVICQAKSGMGKTAVFVLSSLQQIDPVPGQVSALVLCHTRELAYQICHEFERFSTYLPDLKVAVFYGGVNIKVHKDLLRNECPHIVVGTPGRILALTRDKDLSLKNVRHFILDECDKMLESLDMRKDVQDIFKLTPHDKQVMMFSATLSKEIRPICKKFMQDPMEIYVDDEAKLTLHGLVQHYIKLKEEEKNRKLNDLLDALDFNQVVIFVKSVSRAAELDKLLVECNFPSICIHSGMSQEERLKRYKGFKEGHTRILVATDLVGRGIDIERVNIVINYDMPDSADTYLHRVGRAGRFGTKGLAITFVSCSADVDVLNNVQSRFEVDIKQLPEQIDTSTYMPS comes from the exons ATGGCAGAAATTAAGGACGAAGGATACGAGGAAGAGCTTCTCGACTACGAGGAGGAAGAAGACAAGGCCCTCGACTCTGCCGGAACAAAAGTCAACGGTGAAGCTACTAAGAA GGGCTATGTTGGAATCCACAGTTCAGGATTCAGAGACTTTCTTCTCAAACCAGAGCTTCTTAGGGCTATTGTGGACTCGGGATTTGAGCATCCTTCTGAAG TGCAACATGAGTGCATCCCTCAAGCAATCCTTGGAATGGATGTAATCTGCCAAGCTAAATCTGGAATGGGGAAGACTGCTGTCTTCGTTCTCTCGAGTTTGCAACAGATTGATCCCGTTCCAGGCCAAGTTTCTGCACTGGTTCTTTGTCATACAAGAGAGTTAGCTTACCAG ATATGCCACGAGTTTGAGAGGTTTAGCACCTACTTACCTGACCTCAAGGTTGCTGTCTTTTATGGTGGGGTCAACATCAAAGTTCACAAGGATCTGTTGAGAAATGAGTGCCCTCATATTGTTGTTGGAACGCCTGGAAGAATACTTGCATTGACTAGGGATAAGGACCTTTCTTTGAAGAATGTTAGGCATTTCATTTTAGATGAATGCGATAAGATGCTGGAATCACTAG ACATGAGGAAAGATGTTCAAGACATTTTCAAGTTGACTCCCCATGACAAGCAAGTTATGATGTTTTCTGCAACACTCAGCAAGGAAATCCGTCCAATCTGCAAGAAATTTATGCAAGAT CCTATGGAAATTTATGTCGATGATGAGGCCAAGTTAACCCTTCATGGACTTGTGCAG CACTACATCAAACTGAAAGAGGAGGAGAAAAACCGGAAGTTGAATGATCTTCTTGATGCACTAGACTTTAACCAAGTAGTTATCTTTGTGAAAAGTGTGAGTAGAGCAGCTGAGCTGGACAAACTACTTGTGGAGTGCAACTTTCCATCTATATGCATTCATTCTGGCATGTCCCAGGAAGAAAG GTTAAAGCGTTATAAAGGTTTCAAGGAGGGGCATACAAGGATTCTGGTGGCAACAGATTTGGTTGGTAGGGGGATTGACATTGAGCGAGTCAATATCGTTATAAATTATGACATGCCTGATTCTGCTGACACATATTTACACAGG GTTGGCCGAGCTGGAAGATTTGGCACCAAAGGCCTTGCAATCACATTTGTTTCATGTTCTGCTGACGTCGATGTTCTAAACAAT GTCCAGTCAAGGTTTGAGGTGGATATAAAGCAGCTTCCTGAGCAGATTGATACCTCTACCTACA TGCCATCGTAG